From Paraflavitalea devenefica, the proteins below share one genomic window:
- a CDS encoding glycoside hydrolase family 31 protein, with translation MLYQTFSRMLLSWVLLLAVAGTIHAQQITTNGQPAQLDIRAAGANSIRITLKPLSFQEDFPFTPALAERKYGAATISLRTLTSPVKKKVGNLQVEVRPSPLTIIVTNAKGQAIQQLIFGDDGKLSFDMDDQPILGLGEGGPKPERGVNWRALPIEFDRRGRMHTMEPRWQSDAYGSRNPVALLAGTKGWGLFVVTPWVQVDMAQKDKGYCIPWQPPAGAAGPQTEKNQGLSQGKGKPPIDKIVPGLYDVIVFDAHDPAAFMKDFSLLTGPAAMPPKWALGYMQSHRTLDNDTQMMGIIDSFRSKKIPLDAVIYLGTGFTPRGWNTLQPSFDFNPEVFKHDPAAVLSDMHKRNVKVVLHMVPWDRDQLPTLQGTIPARPGEPMDASHIHHYWQQHVELVNKGVDAFWPDEGDWFNLFERIKRHQLYYQGHLSTQPNVRPWSLQRNGYPGIAQWGGWVWSGDTESSWKTLEGQIAVGINYSLSIGPFWGSDIGGFYPNAEKTGELYARWYQFGAFCGSFRSHGRTWFTALPWGFGLSDMGPRENNNRNTTVAADDPRNIKQSEMNNPAIEPVTRKYTELRYQLLPYTYTLAWEARNTGMPLMRAMWLHYPDDAQVRNMGSQYLWGRDLLIAPVFEKGATSRTVYLPTGDWYDWWTGEKHTGRQSVTRTVDLSIMPIYVRAGAIIPVDPIRQYTSQKVAEPTTLRVYSGANGDFTLYDDDGISQDYLKGKSTRMRITYNNSNKKLTIEPATGKQKTLQKDFNIVLLPSGTQQKVSYRGSRMEIQLK, from the coding sequence ATGCTTTACCAGACCTTCTCCCGTATGCTTTTATCATGGGTGCTGCTCCTGGCAGTTGCCGGAACCATCCACGCGCAGCAGATTACTACTAATGGGCAACCAGCCCAATTGGATATCCGCGCAGCAGGCGCCAACAGCATCCGAATTACTTTAAAACCGTTGAGCTTTCAGGAAGATTTCCCTTTCACACCTGCGCTGGCCGAACGGAAATATGGGGCGGCAACTATCAGTCTCCGTACGCTAACCTCCCCCGTGAAGAAAAAAGTAGGCAACCTGCAGGTAGAAGTGCGCCCCTCCCCGCTTACCATAATAGTGACCAATGCAAAGGGACAGGCCATCCAGCAACTGATTTTCGGGGATGATGGCAAACTATCGTTCGATATGGATGATCAGCCTATACTGGGCCTGGGAGAAGGCGGCCCGAAACCGGAACGCGGGGTCAACTGGCGCGCCCTTCCTATTGAGTTTGACCGCCGTGGCCGGATGCATACCATGGAACCACGCTGGCAAAGTGATGCCTATGGCTCCCGCAATCCCGTAGCCTTGCTGGCAGGCACCAAAGGATGGGGTTTGTTTGTAGTTACGCCCTGGGTACAGGTAGATATGGCACAAAAGGACAAAGGTTATTGCATACCCTGGCAACCGCCTGCCGGCGCCGCCGGACCGCAAACCGAAAAGAACCAGGGCCTCAGCCAGGGTAAAGGAAAACCGCCCATTGATAAAATAGTACCGGGCCTGTACGATGTCATTGTTTTTGATGCACACGATCCCGCCGCATTCATGAAAGACTTTTCTCTACTCACCGGCCCTGCGGCCATGCCACCCAAATGGGCGCTTGGTTATATGCAATCGCACCGTACCCTCGACAATGATACACAGATGATGGGCATCATTGACAGCTTCCGTTCCAAAAAGATACCGCTGGATGCCGTTATCTACTTAGGTACCGGCTTCACACCCCGGGGTTGGAACACTTTGCAGCCTTCTTTTGATTTCAACCCCGAAGTATTCAAACACGATCCCGCTGCCGTATTATCCGATATGCACAAACGTAATGTAAAAGTGGTGCTGCACATGGTGCCCTGGGACCGCGATCAACTCCCTACCCTGCAGGGAACTATTCCAGCGCGGCCGGGAGAACCCATGGATGCTTCGCATATCCACCATTACTGGCAGCAGCATGTAGAACTGGTGAATAAGGGAGTAGATGCATTCTGGCCCGATGAGGGCGATTGGTTCAATCTTTTTGAACGGATCAAAAGACATCAATTGTATTACCAGGGACATCTTTCCACCCAACCCAATGTCAGGCCCTGGAGCCTGCAACGCAATGGGTATCCTGGTATTGCTCAATGGGGCGGCTGGGTATGGAGCGGTGATACAGAATCTTCCTGGAAAACACTGGAAGGACAGATAGCAGTAGGCATCAATTATTCCCTGAGCATTGGCCCCTTCTGGGGTTCCGATATTGGCGGCTTCTATCCCAATGCCGAAAAGACCGGAGAGCTTTATGCCCGCTGGTACCAGTTTGGCGCTTTCTGCGGCTCTTTCCGTTCACATGGCAGAACATGGTTTACCGCCCTGCCCTGGGGTTTTGGTCTGAGCGATATGGGCCCGCGGGAGAACAACAACCGGAATACTACTGTAGCCGCTGATGATCCCCGCAACATCAAACAATCGGAAATGAATAACCCGGCTATAGAACCGGTCACCAGGAAATATACAGAGCTACGCTACCAGTTGCTCCCCTACACCTATACCCTGGCATGGGAAGCCCGTAATACAGGCATGCCGCTCATGCGGGCCATGTGGTTGCATTATCCCGATGATGCGCAGGTTCGTAATATGGGCAGTCAATATCTATGGGGGCGCGACCTGCTCATTGCGCCCGTTTTTGAGAAGGGCGCTACATCCCGCACAGTCTACCTGCCCACAGGCGACTGGTACGACTGGTGGACGGGGGAAAAGCATACCGGCAGACAATCCGTTACACGTACTGTAGATCTTTCCATCATGCCGATCTATGTGCGTGCCGGCGCCATCATTCCCGTTGATCCCATCCGCCAGTACACGTCACAAAAAGTAGCGGAACCCACCACGCTCAGGGTATACAGCGGCGCCAACGGCGATTTCACGCTGTACGATGATGATGGCATCAGCCAGGATTACCTGAAAGGGAAATCCACCCGCATGCGCATCACCTACAACAACAGCAATAAGAAACTGACCATTGAACCAGCAACCGGAAAGCAGAAAACCCTGCAAAAGGATTTCAATATTGTATTGCTTCCTTCCGGAACTCAACAAAAAGTAAGTTATAGAGGTAGCAGGATGGAGATACAACTAAAATAG
- a CDS encoding Gfo/Idh/MocA family protein has translation MKKNHITRRQFIDATTKASLAFTIVPRHVLGGPGYIAPSDKLTLAYIGCGTQGLREMCDLITRPEIEIVSVCDPNKLSTNYIDWSPNGIRDGIRKVLNDPNWGAAYEGIPGGRDIGKELLNRYYSKSIYSYKGCTAYADFRELLEKEKDIDAVKIMTPDHLHAAVSIAAMKKGKHVVIHKPLANRMHEAKLVIDTARQTGVSTHLLAWSKRPGTELVKQWIAEGHIGQLKSIHNWSNRPVWPQWTTNPTDTPPVPEGFDWSLWLGPVPDRPYHPNYTHNVFRGWYDFGAGSIADMGHYSLWPLFLTLGITTAPDSAEAYGTTTSAIDNHVCRGVQNDVAFPYSSIVRFKFPHQATLPPFELFWYDGGMRPNTPDELGNASLEREGMLFVGDKGCIMAGFRCENPRLLPQSKMDSVMKGKPLPQEVYDSSDQYWIDAFRNKTQSPGSFLLAGPVTETILLGGVALRAKKKLLYNARDMKITNDEAANKYFYREYRKGWEL, from the coding sequence ATGAAAAAGAACCATATTACCCGCCGCCAGTTTATTGATGCCACTACCAAAGCTTCATTGGCCTTCACCATCGTGCCCCGCCATGTACTGGGCGGCCCCGGTTATATTGCTCCCAGCGACAAGCTGACCCTGGCCTATATTGGCTGCGGCACGCAGGGACTGCGTGAAATGTGTGATCTCATCACCCGCCCGGAAATAGAGATTGTGTCCGTATGCGATCCCAATAAGCTAAGCACGAATTATATTGACTGGTCGCCCAATGGTATCCGCGACGGTATCCGCAAGGTGCTGAACGATCCCAACTGGGGTGCTGCCTATGAGGGCATTCCCGGCGGCCGTGATATAGGCAAAGAACTGCTGAATAGATACTACTCCAAAAGTATATACAGCTACAAAGGCTGTACAGCTTATGCAGATTTCCGGGAACTGCTGGAAAAAGAAAAGGATATTGATGCCGTGAAGATCATGACGCCCGACCATTTGCATGCAGCCGTTTCCATAGCAGCGATGAAGAAAGGGAAACATGTAGTGATCCATAAGCCGCTGGCCAACCGCATGCATGAAGCGAAGCTGGTGATTGACACGGCCCGTCAAACAGGCGTGAGCACACACTTACTGGCCTGGAGCAAACGCCCGGGAACAGAACTGGTAAAACAATGGATTGCGGAAGGGCATATCGGCCAACTGAAGTCTATTCACAACTGGTCTAACCGCCCGGTATGGCCGCAATGGACAACCAACCCTACCGATACACCACCTGTGCCCGAAGGTTTTGACTGGTCATTGTGGCTGGGCCCTGTTCCCGACCGGCCTTACCATCCCAACTATACGCACAATGTTTTCCGTGGCTGGTACGACTTTGGCGCCGGCAGCATTGCTGATATGGGGCATTACAGTTTATGGCCTTTGTTTCTCACGCTGGGTATTACTACAGCTCCCGATTCTGCTGAAGCTTATGGCACCACTACTAGTGCTATAGACAATCATGTATGTCGTGGTGTACAGAATGATGTGGCATTCCCTTATTCCAGTATTGTACGTTTCAAGTTTCCCCATCAGGCTACGTTGCCGCCTTTTGAGCTCTTCTGGTACGATGGCGGCATGCGTCCTAATACACCCGATGAATTAGGCAATGCTTCGCTGGAGCGGGAAGGGATGCTATTTGTGGGTGATAAAGGGTGCATTATGGCCGGGTTCCGCTGTGAGAATCCGAGGCTGTTGCCGCAAAGTAAAATGGATAGTGTGATGAAGGGAAAACCGCTTCCCCAGGAAGTGTACGATAGCAGTGATCAATATTGGATAGATGCGTTCAGGAATAAAACCCAGTCGCCCGGCAGCTTTTTACTGGCAGGCCCTGTAACGGAAACCATCCTGCTGGGAGGTGTGGCGCTGCGGGCTAAGAAAAAGTTGCTGTACAATGCCCGTGATATGAAGATCACCAATGACGAGGCGGCCAATAAATATTTCTACCGGGAATACCGGAAGGGGTGGGAGTTGTAG